A window of Primulina huaijiensis isolate GDHJ02 chromosome 9, ASM1229523v2, whole genome shotgun sequence contains these coding sequences:
- the LOC140984216 gene encoding uncharacterized protein, producing MVREVAESCVESLLTEIVSSYCNGFYAHKPELAARRIEAIGFQVGHQLSERYTMDRPRFTDHLEAIKFICKDFWSELFKKHIDNLKTNHRGTFVLQDNQFRWLAHMSVDLSVETSGSIQDPSAMADNKEAQATGMHLYFPCGIIRGALSNLGIPCAVSADISNLPACSFVVRIKA from the exons ATGGTAAGGGAAGTGGCGGAAAGTTGCGTGGAGAGTCTGCTCACGGAGATCGTCTCCTCGTATTGCAACGGCTTCTATGCCCACAAGCCCGAGCTGGCCGCTCGAAGGATAGAAGCCATTGGCTTTCAGGTTGGCCACCAACTGTCTGAGAG ATACACAATGGATCGACCAAGGTTCACGGATCATCTGGAGGCTATCAAGTTTATTTGCAAAGACTTTTGGTCTGAACTATTCAAGAAGCATATTGATAACTTAAAGACAAATCACAGA GGAACTTTTGTATTACAAGATAATCAGTTTCGGTGGCTTGCACATATGTCAGTTGACCTGTCGGTAGAAACGTCTGGTTCTATTCAAGATCCTTCAGCAATGGCAGACAACAAGGAAGCTCAAGCTACCGGCATGCATCTTTACTTTCCTTGTGGAATAATAAGGGGAGCGCTTTCAAACTTGGGCATACCATGTGCAGTTTCGGCTGATATATCCAACCTTCCAGCAT